One Angustibacter luteus genomic window carries:
- a CDS encoding DUF349 domain-containing protein, translating into MTDDQTPAPAPAPQPEPEQAAPEQATPEQAAPPRPSAPRPQAPRPHAPRPTAPTPAAPTSDPSKFGRVADDGTVFVTTSDGEREVGSYPGASPDEALAYFGRKYDEIVAQVDLFEQRLGTADVPASEIESGVAKLRAAAADAHAVGDLAALHARIEALAPALAARREHDEHARSAAREEAKARRTALVEEAEAIAAVPAERTQWRADGLRMKQLFEQWRTEQKAAGRGGGHSTGQGAGQGGGEPPPARLDRRSEDELWKRFSHARTAFDRKRRQHFAHLDEQHEEAREAKERLVKEAEALQTSTDWGPSAAAFKRLMDRWRAAGRAARKDDDELWTRFSAAQDAFFAARHAVQAEQDAEFGANLATKESLLDEAEKLVPVSNLTEARSRLRDIQDRWEAAGHVPRGDMDRIERRMRAVEQAVRSAEDDRWKNTNPEARARAQSAVDQLEVVISDLHEQIAKAQTAGKAAKVAELQASLEAREQWLEQARGALADFGA; encoded by the coding sequence GTGACCGACGACCAGACACCGGCGCCCGCGCCGGCACCCCAGCCCGAGCCCGAGCAGGCCGCCCCCGAGCAGGCCACCCCCGAGCAGGCAGCACCGCCGCGGCCGAGCGCACCGAGGCCGCAGGCACCGCGCCCGCACGCACCGCGCCCCACGGCACCGACACCGGCCGCACCGACCAGCGACCCGTCGAAGTTCGGCCGCGTCGCGGACGACGGCACGGTCTTCGTGACGACCTCGGACGGCGAGCGGGAGGTCGGGTCGTACCCCGGCGCCAGCCCGGACGAGGCGCTCGCGTACTTCGGCCGCAAGTACGACGAGATCGTGGCCCAGGTCGACCTGTTCGAGCAGCGCCTCGGCACGGCGGACGTGCCGGCGTCCGAGATCGAGTCGGGCGTGGCCAAGCTACGCGCGGCGGCGGCGGACGCGCACGCCGTCGGCGACCTGGCGGCCCTGCACGCGCGGATCGAGGCCCTCGCCCCTGCGCTGGCGGCCCGCCGCGAGCACGACGAGCACGCCCGCAGCGCCGCCCGCGAGGAGGCGAAGGCCCGGCGGACCGCGCTGGTCGAGGAGGCCGAGGCCATCGCCGCGGTCCCCGCCGAGCGGACCCAGTGGCGTGCGGACGGCCTGCGGATGAAGCAGCTGTTCGAGCAGTGGCGCACCGAGCAGAAGGCGGCCGGGCGCGGGGGTGGCCACAGCACGGGTCAGGGCGCGGGTCAGGGGGGCGGCGAGCCTCCCCCCGCTCGACTGGACCGCCGTTCCGAGGACGAGCTGTGGAAGCGGTTCAGCCACGCCCGCACGGCCTTCGACCGCAAGCGTCGCCAGCACTTCGCCCACCTCGACGAGCAGCACGAGGAGGCACGCGAGGCCAAGGAGCGACTGGTCAAGGAGGCCGAGGCGCTGCAGACCTCGACGGACTGGGGTCCCTCCGCCGCCGCGTTCAAGCGGTTGATGGACCGCTGGCGGGCGGCGGGTCGCGCGGCCCGCAAGGACGACGACGAGCTGTGGACCCGGTTCAGCGCCGCGCAGGACGCGTTCTTCGCGGCGCGGCACGCGGTGCAGGCCGAGCAGGACGCGGAGTTCGGCGCGAACCTGGCGACCAAGGAGTCCCTGCTGGACGAGGCCGAGAAGCTGGTACCGGTCAGCAACCTCACCGAGGCGCGCTCGCGGCTGCGGGACATCCAGGACCGGTGGGAGGCAGCGGGTCACGTGCCGCGGGGCGACATGGACCGCATCGAGCGGCGGATGCGCGCGGTCGAGCAGGCCGTGCGCTCGGCCGAGGACGACCGGTGGAAGAACACCAACCCCGAGGCCCGGGCCCGCGCGCAGAGCGCCGTCGACCAGCTCGAGGTCGTGATCAGCGACCTGCACGAGCAGATCGCCAAGGCGCAGACGGCGGGCAAGGCGGCCAAGGTGGCCGAGCTGCAGGCCTCGCTGGAGGCCCGTGAGCAGTGGCTCGAGCAGGCGCGCGGTGCGCTAGCCGACTTCGGCGCCTGA
- a CDS encoding peptidylprolyl isomerase, with the protein MPIERDRERAKRRYAKRQKNLAERAARKRRNQQVIGAVLAVVLVAGGVVLLTQLLPDDSSSSAAGATSSPTANASGSTAPTKTPKSYPSAPAKSLAENATWNATVKTSAGDITMELYGDKAPQTVASFIFLSKDGFYDDTSCHRLTTSGIYVLQCGDPTGTGSGGPGYQYGIENAPKDGKYPAGTLAMARGDDPNTNGSQFFMVYKDTDLPTTTGGYSIFGKVTNGLDVLQTVAAAGTADGSADGAPKTPVTIESITVEKK; encoded by the coding sequence GTGCCGATCGAGCGCGACCGCGAACGAGCCAAGCGACGCTACGCCAAGCGCCAGAAGAACCTGGCCGAGCGCGCAGCCCGCAAGCGGCGCAACCAGCAGGTCATCGGAGCCGTGCTCGCGGTGGTGCTGGTCGCCGGCGGCGTCGTCCTACTCACCCAGCTGCTGCCCGACGACAGCTCCAGCTCGGCTGCGGGGGCGACGTCCTCGCCGACCGCGAACGCCAGCGGCTCGACCGCACCGACCAAGACGCCGAAGTCGTACCCCAGCGCGCCGGCCAAGTCGCTGGCCGAGAACGCGACCTGGAACGCGACCGTCAAGACCAGCGCCGGTGACATCACCATGGAGCTGTACGGCGACAAGGCCCCCCAGACGGTCGCCTCGTTCATCTTCCTGAGCAAGGACGGCTTCTACGACGACACGAGCTGTCACCGGCTCACGACGTCCGGCATCTACGTGCTGCAGTGTGGCGACCCCACCGGCACGGGCAGCGGCGGTCCCGGCTACCAGTACGGGATCGAGAACGCACCGAAGGACGGCAAGTACCCGGCCGGGACGCTGGCCATGGCCCGCGGTGACGACCCCAACACCAACGGCAGCCAGTTCTTCATGGTCTACAAGGACACGGACCTGCCCACGACGACGGGCGGCTACAGCATCTTCGGCAAGGTGACCAACGGCCTGGACGTGCTGCAGACCGTCGCGGCGGCCGGCACGGCCGACGGCAGCGCGGACGGCGCCCCGAAGACGCCCGTGACCATCGAGAGCATCACGGTGGAGAAGAAGTGA
- a CDS encoding MBL fold metallo-hydrolase: protein MLLTGFPSAVFGTNCYVVAPAAGEECLVVDPGIEVLGQLGDVLREHRLRPAAVLLTHGHVDHTYSVTPVCGSNSVAAYIHTDDRDRLVDPLTEFASSGLLAMLEQQFGRAATWAQPQDVVEIADETVLELAGLRVRVVHAPGHTEGSVMFALDDVPEGAPADVSASLLTGDVLFAGSIGRTDLPGGDHAAMLASLRHRVLPQPDDTLVLPGHGPVTTIGRERATNPFLRELLAS, encoded by the coding sequence GTGCTGCTCACCGGGTTCCCCAGTGCCGTGTTCGGCACCAACTGCTACGTCGTGGCCCCGGCGGCCGGCGAGGAGTGCCTGGTGGTCGACCCGGGCATCGAGGTGCTGGGCCAGCTGGGCGACGTGCTGCGCGAGCACCGGCTGCGGCCGGCGGCCGTCCTGCTCACCCACGGGCACGTCGACCACACGTACTCGGTCACCCCGGTCTGCGGCTCGAACAGCGTCGCCGCCTACATCCACACCGATGACCGCGACCGCCTCGTGGACCCGCTGACGGAGTTCGCCTCGTCCGGTCTGCTGGCGATGCTGGAGCAGCAGTTCGGGCGGGCCGCGACCTGGGCGCAGCCGCAGGACGTCGTCGAGATCGCCGACGAGACGGTGCTCGAGCTCGCGGGGCTGCGGGTGCGGGTCGTGCACGCGCCCGGGCACACCGAGGGTTCGGTGATGTTCGCCCTGGACGACGTCCCCGAGGGCGCGCCGGCCGACGTGAGCGCGTCACTGCTGACGGGCGACGTCCTGTTCGCCGGCAGCATCGGTCGCACCGACCTGCCGGGCGGCGACCACGCTGCGATGCTGGCGTCGCTGCGACATCGGGTCCTGCCGCAGCCGGACGACACGCTCGTCCTGCCTGGCCACGGACCTGTCACGACCATCGGCCGCGAGCGCGCCACGAACCCGTTCCTGCGCGAGCTGCTGGCGTCCTGA